DNA from Mustela lutreola isolate mMusLut2 chromosome 6, mMusLut2.pri, whole genome shotgun sequence:
cttggACCTAACGAGCTATAGGTGATCACGTCACTGTCAAGTGAGGGCCTCATTGGCCCAGGACACTCCTTAGGTAGTTCCCAGCTCTGTTTGAAAGGCAGCTGTGCTTTAAAGTGGCAAAAAGGGTGTTCCTGTAGGTGCCAGGCTGGTGGGAATTAGAAAGCTCCTACATCTGGAACGATGAGGAGCTGATAAACAACATCAGAAGCTTCACACCATGGGACTCATGGCTGGGGAGTCAGTGGAAGGAAGTCAGTTCTGGGCTCTTCTCTGGGATATTTGTCTCTCTGATGTCAGGAAACTAGCATGGTTCCTCAGGGGCCTGGAATCatccctgcattttttttttttttttttttggtggtagcAATTGTTTCACTgtgataaaatatgcataacataaatttttaccattttagccatctcaaatgtacagttcagtagcTTTAAGTACCTTCACACTGTTGGGCAACCATcctcaccatccatctccagagttTTTTATATACTCCCCAAGAAAAGATCCTGTACCTATCAAATGCTgactctctgtgcccctccccccagcccttgtTCACCATCATTCTACCTTCTGTGAATTTCACTACTCTCGGTCCCTCACAAGATGCAGGGgcaatcatatagtatttatcgtTTTGTGCCCAGCTTCTTTCATTTACCATAATGTTTTTCAAGTTCatcccaaataattttttttttcaaaactttttttttttaattttatttatttatcagagagagagggggggagagagcgagcacaggcagacagaatggcaggcagaggcagagggagaagcaggctccccgctgagctaggagcccgatgtgggactcgatccccgctgagctaggagcccgatgtgggactcgaacgctgggatcatgacctgagccgaaggcagctgcttaaccaactgagccacccaggcgtcccgtcccaaataattttttgaagcatatatttatttgagagagagagagagagagaggatgcataagtagagggaggggcagagggaaagactctTCAgtcagactccccattgagcatggagccagatgcagggctccatcccgtgacccctgagatcaggacctgagccaaacccaacagcagggtgcttaaccaactgagccacccaggtgccctcaatgtCCTTCTACCTCATTCCCCACTATTGTGGCAACTCTGGCTAAGGGGACACCCCCACCACTCCACTAGGCTTGTTATTTACTCCTTGTTTAGTGACTTGCTGGATTATTTTGGTAAATTATATTCTTCTCCCTTGTACCTCAACACCCCAAAgggtgaagcttttttttttttcttttaagttctctccacacccaacatggggctcaaacttacagccccgagatcaagagttgcgtgctctactgactgagccagccacgagTCCCATGGTGTGAAGCTTCTGATGTTGTTTATCAGGGAGGGGCAGCTTAGGGTGTGCCCAGAGCCACTCTAGGTTGACAGCGGTTTTGGAATTTTGGAAAAgctctcttccctctttcctaaTTATACCTAAGTTGCTCAGGTTTAATAATTGCTGGCTGATTGCTCTATTATTTTCAGTAATGCTCTAGGGCATAAGTTGCTCTACAGACTAATTCAATCAAATTCAAGCTCCTTCTAAGGAACAGTTTCAAAAAGTCAgtgtttggtatttttttctgacCCCAGGAAGAGAGCTTCTCCTAGCTATTTCTTTCTCCACTTCTCTCCTGAAAACTAGCTGGCCTACAGTTTAGCCTGTATCTTCATTGGATTACACATTTCCTACCAAgtgagtatgcaactcttgattgcAGGGCTGTTGCAGGTAGGGTTTACTTTTTTTCcgtttccattcatttatttaattgagagagagagagagacagtagagaagaaacgcaagcagggggagtgggagagggagaagcaggctccccaccaagctgggagctccatgtggggctggattcctggacctgagcggaaggcagacacgtaaggactgagccacccaagtgccccaacagttagagtttactttaaaaaaaaaaaaaaaaaaggaagacccaaCTACATACTGCCTATAGTAACcatactttatatataaagacagaaattggctgaaaaaagatgggaaaagataTACTATATCAACACAAATCAAAAGAATACTGGAGTGGTTGCTTTaatatcaaataaagaaaatttcaggaCAAAGAATAATCTCAGCAAAAAAGAAGGTCATTTCATAATGTTAAAGGGGTCAATTCATCCAAAGGATATAACAGTTCTAAACATTTATATACCCACTAatagagcttcaaaatatatgaagcaaaaactgatagagtTATAAAGAGATATAGACAAATGCATGATTATAATCAGAGATTTCAATACATGTCTCTCAATAATTAATAGAGCAAGCagacagaaaattagaaaagatattaaaagacTGAATGATACCATCAACCAACTTGATCTAATTGACATTTGGAGAACACTGCACGCGACAACAGCAGAAGAAATGTTCTTTCCAGGAGCTCATGGAATATTTATCAAGATAGAACATACTCTGGGCCATAAAACTGTtttcagtaaatttaaaattattcaaaccattgaattgaattgaaattaaGTTACAAATAATTAACAGAAaactttctggaaaattctcaaatattGAAACAAAGTAGCACATTTGTAAATAACCCATAGATCAAagaaaaaatccaaaggaaattagaaagtatttttaactgactaaaaatgaaatataacataTCAAAATTTTCGTGAAGCCATTAAGGTAGCACTTGTGGGAAATTTTATAGTACTAAGTGCCTATATTAGAAAATAAGTCAGGTCTTCAATTAATGGCCTCAGTTTCCActtcaagaaaaatatgaaaagaagaacaaattaaattcaaagtaagtagaagaaggaaaagaataaagatcaCAGTGAAAATCAATGCGACAGAAGACATAAGGAAGagataaaatcaatgaaaccaaaagctggtgtCATTAAAAACTTAAAGCCTCTAGTCTGGctgatcagaaaaagaaaaagagaaaaaaaaattttaatatcagGAATGAGAGCAGTGACTTCATTGCACATTCTACAGATGTTAAAAGGATAATaagggggttgcctgggtgactcagtgggttaagcctctgcctttggctcaggtcatgatctcagggtcctgggagagagccctgcATTGAACcgtctgctcagggggagtctgcttccccctctctctctgcctacttgtgatctctctctcttcctgtgttaaataaataaatagaatctttttaaaaagggataatAAGGGAGTATTATGAATAGCTTTATGGTAATAAACTTGACAACTTAGATAAATCGGGCAAATTAAAAGACACAaactagggtcacctgggtgattcagtcagttaagcgtctgcctttggctcaggtcgtgatcccagggtcctgggatggagtcccatgttgtgctccctgctcagcgtggagtctgtgtctccctctgccccttccctcactcgtgctttctttctttctctctttcaaataaattttaaaaatattaaaaaaaaaaaaaagatacaaactacTAAAGCTTACTCAAGAAGAGATAGATAACCCCAGTAATcttacatgttttttttaaagattttttttttttaatgttagtgttctgttcaagtcttttgtttttttaaatttatttatttatttatttatttgacagacagaaatcacaagtaggcagagaggcaggcagagagagagaggaggaagcaggctccttgctgagcaaagagcccaatgcggggctcgatcgcaggaccctgggatcatgccctgagccgaagacagaggctctaacccactgagctacccaggcgcccctaaagatttttttttttttaagatttatttatttatttatttactggacagagagagtgatcacaagtaggcagaggggcaggcagagaggaggaagcaggctccctgctgagcggagagccggatgtgggtctcgatcccagaccctgggatcatgacctgaggcgaaggcagaagtttaacccactgagccacccaggcaccccttaaagattttttatttatttgacagagagagatcacaagtagagagagagaggaggaagcaggctccctgcctagcagagagcccgatgtgggactcaatcccaggaccctgagatcatgacctgagctgaaggcagaggcttaacccactgagccacccaggcagcccttatatctgttttttaattggatttgtaGTTTAATACTTcccacaaagaaagaagaaataaataccaaTTAACTGTACGTAAACTCGcaagcattactctgataccagaATCTGATGAACACATTATAAAAAAACTACAGACTAATATCTCCTATGAGCATAGATTCAAAACTTCTaaacaaagttgaaaaaaatctAATTCCACAATATATTGAAAAGagtatacaccatgaccaagtagagTTTATTCAATTCCAGGTATATTcatgtttggtttatttttattttttaatttttaaaaaaagaatttatttatttatttatttgacagacagagagagagatcacaagcagagaggcaggcagagagaggggggaagcaggctccctggtgagcagagagcccgatgcagggctctatcccaggaccctgagataacctgggctgagggcagatgcttaaccaactgagccacccaggcaccccctaaagcttgtttttttaaaagattttatttatttatttgacagagagcgagagagagagagcacaagctgggggagcagcagggagagggagaaagcagactccctgttgagcagggagcctgatgcaggacttgattccatgaccccaggatcatgacctgagccgaaggcagacacttaactaactgagccacccaggcacctcttcatgTTTAGTTTAATGTTTGAAAATCTATCAAAGTAATTTACCATATGAATCATCTCAAAAATAAAGACCATATTGATGATCATGtcacatggaaaaaaattgacaatacAAAACATTTGTTCccgatttttaaaatcctttagcAAACtagtaatagtagggaactttttCAACTTGATATGGGACAGCTACTATGAAAAAATCTACAGCTAACACCATAATTAATGGAGAAAGACTGAGTGCTTtccctctaaaatcaggaacaagacagtaatgtcttctcagggcacctggctggctaagtcagtgcaaatcttgatcttggtgttgtgggtttgagccccatgttcagtgcagaaattacttaaaaaataaaatctttaggagtgcctaagtggcttagtcagttaagtgtcttgatctcagctcaggtcttgatttcagtttattatatgttaattatacctcaagaAAGCTATTAAACAAATACTTAACATAATGCCTAATGGGGTGCTAGGTGGCTTGGTccattgagcctctgccttcagcttgggtcatggtctcagagtcctgggattgagctccacatcgggaagcatgctcagtggggatcctgcttctccctctccctctgcccctctccccttgtgcttgctttctctctctctggtgctctctcttgctctctctcaaataagtggagaaaatcttcttaaaaatgccTCATGTTTGAAGTAGAAATTTGCTCAATTTGTCTTCCATCCTGGCTTAAACTGCTTCCGACAGTTTCTGAAACAGAATGCAAAGTGACCTTTTTTGATCTATGGTTAAGTGTAGTCTTGTGCTCTCCTGCATGACTGGCTTGTTAAGTCATCAACGGTGATTTTGTTTCTTACACTAAACTGCGAAATCCTCAAGGTTGGGCCTTGTACCTTGTCTTTTTTTGTATCCTACCACCAAGGCCTGCACTGTGACAGACATAGGACAGTTTAAACAaataccttggggcgcctgggtggctcagtggattaagccgctgcctttggctcgggtcatgatctcagtgtcctgggatcaagccccacatcaggctctctgctcagcagggagcctgcttccccctctgtctctgcctgactctctgcctacttgtgatctctctgtcaaataaaataaataaaatcttaaaaaaaaaaccaaaaaaaacaaataccttttGGTGAACCGAGTGCATATCACGCTCTTTGACAAATCTGGGACCAGAGGGGCTTAGGacagaaaatgaagaatgattttcaccattttttatgtttttacttaTCTGGAATATAGCATAGAAGGCATAGCAGGAAAGACACTGGCACAAAGCTATCCCAAGCCACCACCGGTATCCCATGTGTCCCAGCTGCCTGAGATACAGCTACAGATTGCCTGCCCCAGAGCTGAAGTAGAGAGCTGGGGGTTGAAGGCGGAGGAAGACATATGCCAAGGTGAAAGGATTGCCAGCCTGCAAGTCAGCTTCATTTCATTCCCTTGCTGTCTTTATTTTGAAGTCTGAGGTGGTGCAGactggaaaaggaaggaggaactCAAGGAGCTGATATAAAACAATGTCCTTTATTAAACACCCTCAATGAGCCGGTGGTCCCATTTCTGATTATAATGACATTTCTCTCCACGTTCCCCACCAAAAGGTGGCAGTAGGAGCAGAACAGATCAGCAAAAGTGAAAGAGAGGGAGCTAGAACTACCCTCAGAACCTGGGATTCCTGCCTGCGGCGGGGGGAAGGGTCGGGGAGAGACAAGAGCAAACATTATCCACTATAGTGGTGGGTAAAGTCGATGATCTTTGATTTCCGTCGTAGGAACTCTCCATTGCCTGAAGAAATACGTCTGTTGTAGGAGATTATGTTGCCCTGGCTTTGACCTTTATAGATGATGTGGGCATAGGAGATGACATAGAATATCCAGAAACAGTGCATGAATATACGGGACAGCAAGCCAAACCAGCGCACGACCCTGACCTCTTCAATGACGGAGACATTGTTGGTAAAGATTTGAACTACAATGTTTACAGTTTCATAGAAAATAATCCAGATTATATAGGTCACTAAGCCCCGGTATATTTGGGCATAGACCGAGTATAGGAGGAAGCAGCTGATGATAATGGTCATGAAAGACAGGAAGAAGACAACATTGGAGGTCCAGCAGATAAAGAAGTGCTCTACCAGGTAGCCTGCACTGTTGATCTGTGCCTGATGTTCAATGCAATCTTCACTCTTTATGTACTTCTGTTCGAAGATGAGGTACATGTCAGTGGCCACGATAGTAAAGACCCCCGATAACACGGTGCCCATCTTGGCAGTCATCCCAAACCAGTGCTGCTGTTTCATGCTGAGACCTCCTGTGAAGACAAACAGGATGCAGGACAGTTCCGGTTCCTGCCGATGTGGTAAGTGATCAGGGTTTCTGCCTCCTGCCCCAAAATTCACCCTGGAAATcccatagagagagagagacagaaaccagGAAATAACAGCTTTGGGAAGACATCAGATTCTAAAATCGCTTGGGActgtgagtggggaggagggaggatgcagtctgggggtgggggcaaggagTGGATAAATGAGAGAAGTGGTTCCCAACCTGGGCTTCTCGTTAGAATCACATCAAGTACCCACGCCCAGGCTCCACCCCAGATCAATGAGAACATTCTCTGAGTTCAACCTagaaatcagtatttttcaaaacttcCTAGTGATTTGCATAGATAGCCAGGCTTGGAAAACCCAGAGTAGAAAAAGTGGTTTAAATTatgctctggggtgcctgggtggctcagtgggttaagcctctgccttctactcaggtcatgatctcagggtcctgggatcgagtctctcgTCCggcgctctgctcggcagggagcctgcttcctcctctctctctctctctgcctacctctctgcctacttgtgatctctctctgtcaaataaataaaatcttaaaaaaaaaattatgctctgATCTTTCCTGGCATTCCTTAGGCAACTGGTGCTGCCCCCTGAGGGGGAAAATTGGCTGCACTTGCCAGACCTTGAGTGCAGGTGTCTCAAGAGAAAAATCAGCAGTACAATAGCCCTGCCTGTGTGAGGAGTTGATGAAAACAGGTGGGCATCAGCCGGATTTCAGCAATCACTCCTGCACTCCATATCAAAACTTAAAGAATACAAAGAAAGGTATACTTGAAGGGAAATTTACACCTCGAGGATGGAGTAGCCtataataatagaaaagaaaaagcaataatgAGCTGTGTGTTCAGCTAAAagacttaaggggaaaaaaacacattaggaacaacaaaaaaataggagaaaaaaatagagtggaaatcattgaaaatagattTCTGATTGGGTTATCAGGACCAACCTGCTGcttaaaacaactaaaaatgctggataaaatagttttaaaatattcttttaaagattttatttatttatttgacagacagagatcacaagtaggcagagaggcaggcagagagaggaagggaagcaggctccctgctgagcagagagcccgatgtggggctggatcccaggaccctgggatcatgacctaagccaaaggcagaggctttaacccactgagccactcaggcacccctaaaatattcttaaaagcaCAGAAGAGCTGGCGAAGGAGGAGGTAGGAAGCCAATCTCGAGGAGACGGGGAGAGGTAAGCAAACGTGAGAGTCAAGTTTGCTCTGAGGACATGTACAAATCTGAGCAAGCTTTGCAGGCGTAGCATGAATGAAATCAAAGCTCAGGGCCCGCCGAGGTGTGGAGTCACAAGAAAGCTTCCTTGTATTAATCATGGCTCCCCAAAGGGCTGTGGTGAAAGGTGAATCAGAAGTAAACCTGACCCACAGCTTTCTCTCAAGAGACTCCAAAAAAGAGAACTTAGGACAACAACTGAACTTAAGGGGAGAAACTCTCCTCAGGACATTGAAACCGTAGCTAGACTTTTTGTCCCTTTGTAGCCCAAATTATATGAAGTATTCAAAAAAGGttataaagggcacctgggtggctccgaggTTAAgggtctggctcttggtttctgctcagggtcataggatccagccccacgtgggactccacGCACAGTGCCGAGTCTGCTggttcctctccctttccctccccctctcaaataaataagtaaattaaaatctggaaaaaaaaaaaaaaacctctttaagTTACAAATCTAGTTTAAATTAGGTCTGAACTGGCATTATCTCTAAGTTCCTGGCAGAAGCAAATGCAAATCCAAATCGTCTCTGGAGATCTGCATCTTTGTGCTGGTCCTCTCaatgggaagcttgcttctcccctcccactccccgggcttgtgttccctctttcgctatgtctctctctgtcaaataaataaacaaaatcttaaaaaaaaaaaagattttttaaaagagattttattggggcacctgggtggctcagtgggttaaagccgctgcctttggctcagatctgatctcagggtcctgggattgagtcctgcatcgggctctctgctcctcagggagcctagttccccctgcccctctctctgcctgcctctctgcctacttgtgatctctctctgtcaataaataaataaaaaatcttaaaaaaaaaaaaagaaatatatatttggtcttcatccccaAACCCTCCCTTGGTACTTTCTAAGTATTGAGAAggataaaggtgtcttttgttctGTTAATGAGTCTGCTGCCTCTATCCTTCTCCCCTGCTCcgac
Protein-coding regions in this window:
- the TMEM217 gene encoding transmembrane protein 217, yielding MKQQHWFGMTAKMGTVLSGVFTIVATDMYLIFEQKYIKSEDCIEHQAQINSAGYLVEHFFICWTSNVVFFLSFMTIIISCFLLYSVYAQIYRGLVTYIIWIIFYETVNIVVQIFTNNVSVIEEVRVVRWFGLLSRIFMHCFWIFYVISYAHIIYKGQSQGNIISYNRRISSGNGEFLRRKSKIIDFTHHYSG